One stretch of Pradoshia sp. D12 DNA includes these proteins:
- the uvrA gene encoding excinuclease ABC subunit UvrA, which translates to MALDKIVIKGARTNNLKDIDVTIPRDKLVVLTGLSGSGKSSLAFDTIYAEGQRRYVESLSAYARQFLGQMDKPDVDLIEGLSPAISIDQKTTSRNPRSTVATVTEIYDYMRLLYARVGKPVCPVHGIEITSQTIEQMVDRILSYPERTKMQILSPVVTGRKGTHVKMLEDIKKQGYVRVRVNGEMYDLDDDIRLDKNKKHTIEVVIDRVVVKEGINARLADSIESALRLGDGKVIIDVIGEEELLFSEHHACPYCGFSIGELEPRMFSFNSPFGACPTCDGLGFKVKVDRAAVIPDPELTLREHAIAPWEPTSSQYYPKLLECVCNHYGIDMDVPVSQIPESQLDKILYGSDGEKIYFRYENDFGQIRENRVEFEGVLANVERRFNETSSDYTRDQMEKYMAEQACPTCKGYRLKKETMAVLIAGQHIGEITALSIKDANDFFENLNLSEKDMSIGRLIFREIKERLGFLNNVGLEYLTLNRAAGTLSGGEAQRIRLATQIGSRLTGVLYILDEPSIGLHQRDNDRLIATLKSMRDIGNTLIVVEHDEDTMLAADYLIDVGPGAGAHGGEIVSAGTPEEVMEDSNSLTGQYLSGKKFIPLPQERRKGDGRLIQIKGAKENNLKNVNVSFPLGTFVAVTGVSGSGKSTLVNEILHKSLAQKLHRAKARPGNHREIKGVEELEKVIDIDQSPIGRTPRSNPATYTGVFDDIRDVFASTNEAKVRGYKKGRFSFNIKGGRCEACRGDGIIRIEMHFLPDVYVPCEVCHGKRYNRETLEVTYKGKNISDILDMTVEEALQFFENHPKIKRKIQTIYDVGLGYIKMGQPATTLSGGEAQRVKLASELHRRSNGRSLYILDEPTTGLHVDDISRLLEVLQRLVDNGDTVLVIEHNLDVIKAADYLIDLGPEGGEKGGTILATGTPEVIAETPESYTGKYLKPVLERDQDRMNNKIKEKQAAR; encoded by the coding sequence ATGGCACTTGATAAAATTGTAATTAAAGGGGCCAGGACCAATAATCTTAAGGATATTGATGTGACAATCCCCCGGGATAAGCTGGTTGTACTGACGGGTTTATCCGGTTCCGGAAAGTCCTCCCTGGCTTTTGACACAATCTATGCGGAGGGCCAGCGCCGCTATGTGGAATCTCTTTCCGCATATGCCCGGCAGTTCCTCGGCCAAATGGATAAACCGGATGTTGATTTGATTGAAGGGCTGTCTCCAGCGATATCAATTGACCAAAAGACGACAAGCCGCAATCCTCGTTCAACCGTTGCGACAGTGACAGAGATTTATGATTATATGCGTTTATTGTATGCCAGAGTCGGCAAACCAGTCTGTCCTGTGCATGGGATTGAAATTACATCTCAAACAATTGAGCAAATGGTAGACAGAATCTTGTCCTATCCAGAACGCACGAAAATGCAGATTCTGTCTCCGGTTGTAACAGGCAGAAAAGGTACCCATGTCAAAATGCTTGAAGATATTAAAAAGCAAGGGTATGTCCGTGTCCGTGTAAACGGAGAAATGTATGATTTGGATGATGATATTCGTCTGGATAAAAATAAAAAGCATACGATTGAAGTGGTCATCGACCGGGTTGTCGTGAAAGAGGGAATCAATGCCCGCTTAGCTGATTCAATTGAATCTGCACTCCGTCTGGGTGATGGTAAAGTTATCATTGATGTAATAGGCGAGGAAGAGTTGCTTTTCAGTGAGCATCATGCCTGTCCGTATTGTGGATTTTCAATTGGGGAATTGGAGCCTCGGATGTTCTCGTTCAACAGTCCATTTGGCGCCTGCCCAACATGTGATGGACTGGGCTTTAAAGTAAAAGTTGACCGGGCTGCCGTAATTCCTGACCCGGAATTAACATTAAGGGAGCATGCAATCGCTCCATGGGAACCTACCAGTTCTCAGTATTATCCTAAATTACTTGAATGTGTATGCAATCACTATGGTATAGATATGGATGTTCCAGTCTCTCAAATACCGGAAAGCCAGCTTGATAAAATTCTTTATGGCTCGGATGGGGAGAAAATCTATTTCCGTTACGAGAATGATTTCGGGCAAATACGGGAAAACAGAGTGGAATTTGAAGGCGTATTGGCTAATGTAGAACGCCGGTTTAACGAAACAAGTTCAGATTATACACGTGATCAGATGGAAAAATATATGGCCGAGCAGGCATGTCCAACCTGTAAAGGCTATCGTCTGAAGAAGGAAACGATGGCGGTATTAATAGCAGGACAGCATATTGGCGAGATTACGGCCCTCTCTATTAAAGATGCTAACGATTTCTTTGAAAATTTGAATCTATCCGAGAAAGATATGAGTATCGGCCGTTTGATATTTAGGGAAATCAAAGAAAGGCTGGGCTTTTTGAATAATGTTGGCTTGGAATATCTGACATTAAACCGAGCAGCCGGAACACTTTCAGGGGGAGAAGCACAGCGAATCAGATTGGCTACTCAAATCGGCTCGCGCTTAACAGGTGTTTTATACATTTTGGATGAACCTTCAATTGGTCTTCATCAACGTGATAATGACCGATTGATTGCGACGCTGAAAAGTATGCGTGACATCGGGAATACGCTTATTGTGGTGGAGCATGATGAGGACACGATGCTGGCAGCGGATTATTTGATTGATGTCGGTCCTGGAGCAGGAGCGCACGGCGGTGAGATTGTCTCAGCAGGTACGCCGGAGGAAGTGATGGAGGATTCTAATTCCTTAACGGGCCAATATTTATCAGGGAAAAAATTCATTCCTTTGCCACAGGAACGCAGAAAGGGCGATGGACGATTAATTCAGATTAAAGGTGCTAAAGAGAATAATCTCAAAAATGTAAATGTATCTTTTCCGCTTGGGACATTTGTAGCTGTTACAGGAGTATCCGGATCAGGTAAAAGTACATTAGTGAATGAAATTCTCCATAAATCATTAGCTCAAAAGCTGCACAGGGCGAAAGCGAGACCAGGAAACCACCGCGAGATAAAAGGTGTGGAGGAACTGGAGAAAGTGATTGATATTGACCAATCACCAATCGGTCGTACGCCGCGATCCAATCCGGCAACCTATACAGGTGTGTTTGATGATATCAGGGATGTGTTTGCTTCCACAAATGAAGCGAAGGTCCGTGGATATAAGAAAGGCCGTTTCAGTTTCAATATTAAAGGCGGACGCTGTGAAGCATGCCGTGGAGATGGAATCATCCGAATAGAAATGCATTTCCTTCCGGATGTCTATGTTCCTTGTGAGGTTTGTCATGGAAAACGGTATAATCGGGAAACATTGGAAGTAACCTATAAAGGGAAGAATATTTCTGATATTTTAGATATGACAGTAGAAGAAGCACTTCAGTTCTTTGAAAATCATCCGAAAATCAAACGGAAGATCCAAACCATTTATGATGTTGGTCTGGGATATATTAAGATGGGTCAGCCTGCCACAACACTATCCGGCGGAGAAGCGCAAAGGGTTAAGCTGGCGAGTGAATTACACCGTCGCTCCAATGGCCGCTCACTCTATATTTTGGATGAGCCGACAACAGGACTTCATGTTGATGATATCTCGCGTCTCTTGGAAGTATTGCAGCGCTTGGTTGATAATGGCGATACAGTGCTTGTCATTGAGCATAATTTAGATGTCATTAAAGCAGCTGATTATTTAATTGATTTAGGTCCTGAAGGTGGAGAAAAAGGCGGAACCATTTTGGCTACCGGAACACCGGAGGTTATAGCGGAGACACCTGAATCTTATACAGGAAAATATTTAAAGCCCGTTCTAGAACGTGATCAGGACCGTATGAATAATAAAATCAAGGAAAAGCAAGCCGCCAGATAA
- the uvrB gene encoding excinuclease ABC subunit UvrB — MSKQFELVSKYTPQGDQPTAIKELVNGINNGVKHQTLLGATGTGKTFTISNVIKETNKPTLIIAHNKTLAGQLYSEFKEFFPNNAVEYFVSYYDYYQPEAYVPQTDTFIEKDASINDEIDKLRHSATSALFERKDVIIIASVSCIYGLGSPEEYGEMVLSIRVGMEMERNQLLRKLVDIQYERNDINFQRGAFRVRGDVVEIFPVSKDEHCVRVEFFGDEVERIREVDALTGEIIGERDHVAIFPASHFVTREEKMRIAIQNIETELEEQLTFLRGEGKLLEAQRLEQRTRYDLEMMREMGFCSGIENYSRHLTLRPPGSTPYTLIDYFPKDFLMVIDESHVTVPQVRGMYNGDRARKEVLVNHGFRLPSAMDNRPLQFQEFEEHVNQIVYVSATPGPYEQEHSPEMVEQIIRPTGLLDPTIDVRPIEGQIDDLLGEINERITRDERVLITTLTKKMSEDLTDYLKELGIKVQYLHSEIKTLERIEIIRDLRLGKYDVLIGINLLREGIDIPEVSLVAILDADKEGFLRSERSLIQTVGRAARNSNGHVIMYADKITNSMEIAISETKRRRAIQEEYNRKHGIVPKTIQKDIRDVIRATHITEDEEEKAANKYEKLSKKERQKVIANMEKEMKEAAKALDFERAAELRDLILELKVEG, encoded by the coding sequence GTGAGTAAACAATTTGAATTGGTTTCCAAGTATACTCCTCAAGGAGACCAGCCAACTGCAATTAAAGAGCTAGTGAATGGAATTAATAATGGCGTTAAGCATCAAACGCTGCTTGGCGCTACTGGAACCGGAAAAACATTCACGATTTCAAACGTGATAAAAGAGACTAATAAGCCCACCCTTATCATTGCTCATAATAAGACGCTTGCTGGACAGCTGTACAGTGAATTTAAAGAGTTCTTTCCGAATAATGCAGTCGAGTATTTTGTCAGTTACTATGACTACTATCAGCCTGAAGCGTATGTACCTCAGACTGATACCTTTATAGAAAAGGACGCCAGTATTAATGATGAGATAGATAAACTGCGCCACTCTGCAACATCTGCATTATTTGAGCGGAAGGATGTCATTATTATTGCCAGTGTGTCCTGTATTTATGGCTTGGGTTCTCCAGAAGAATACGGGGAAATGGTTTTATCCATACGAGTTGGCATGGAAATGGAGCGGAATCAGCTATTACGTAAATTGGTCGACATTCAATATGAACGAAATGATATTAACTTTCAACGCGGAGCATTTCGAGTAAGAGGAGATGTAGTAGAGATTTTTCCAGTCTCAAAGGATGAACACTGTGTACGTGTTGAATTTTTCGGCGATGAAGTGGAACGGATCAGAGAGGTGGATGCGCTGACTGGAGAAATTATCGGCGAAAGAGATCATGTAGCTATCTTCCCTGCATCCCACTTCGTTACAAGAGAAGAAAAGATGAGGATTGCTATTCAAAATATTGAGACGGAATTGGAAGAGCAGCTCACCTTTTTAAGAGGTGAAGGAAAGCTTCTCGAAGCACAGCGGTTGGAGCAAAGAACCCGTTACGATCTTGAAATGATGAGAGAAATGGGCTTTTGTTCAGGAATCGAGAACTATTCCCGACATCTGACCTTAAGGCCGCCGGGCTCTACCCCCTATACCCTTATCGATTATTTCCCTAAAGACTTTTTAATGGTTATAGATGAATCCCATGTTACAGTCCCGCAGGTTCGCGGAATGTATAATGGAGACCGCGCCCGGAAAGAGGTACTTGTCAATCATGGTTTCCGTTTGCCGTCCGCAATGGATAATAGGCCTTTGCAATTTCAGGAGTTTGAAGAACATGTCAACCAGATTGTTTATGTATCTGCTACACCGGGGCCTTATGAACAGGAGCATTCACCGGAAATGGTTGAACAGATTATCCGTCCAACAGGACTGCTGGATCCAACTATTGATGTTCGCCCGATTGAAGGTCAAATTGATGACTTGTTAGGGGAAATTAACGAGAGAATCACAAGGGATGAGCGTGTCCTAATCACTACATTGACTAAGAAAATGTCTGAGGATTTAACGGATTATTTAAAAGAGCTTGGCATCAAGGTTCAATATTTACACTCTGAGATTAAAACACTCGAACGAATCGAAATCATCAGAGATCTGCGTCTTGGAAAATATGATGTGTTGATTGGAATAAATCTACTGCGTGAAGGGATTGATATTCCGGAGGTCTCACTCGTAGCTATTCTTGATGCGGATAAAGAAGGATTCCTGCGTTCAGAACGGTCTCTTATTCAAACGGTCGGCCGTGCTGCCCGTAATTCAAACGGTCATGTTATTATGTATGCAGATAAAATAACGAATTCCATGGAAATAGCGATTTCAGAGACTAAAAGGCGCCGTGCGATTCAGGAAGAGTATAACAGGAAACATGGCATCGTTCCCAAGACGATTCAGAAGGATATTCGCGATGTCATTCGGGCCACTCATATAACGGAAGATGAAGAAGAAAAAGCTGCAAATAAATACGAGAAACTTTCCAAGAAAGAGCGTCAAAAAGTAATTGCAAATATGGAAAAAGAAATGAAGGAAGCAGCCAAAGCGCTTGATTTTGAACGTGCTGCCGAACTTAGAGATTTAATTTTAGAGTTAAAAGTGGAAGGATGA
- a CDS encoding CsbA family protein has translation MKILIALLAPGLLVVLFSRVTYSCIVGLCLTVALIAASAYKGYTSSWPLIIIDAFSLTAGYWYSQRMIKRTPKSA, from the coding sequence ATGAAGATTTTAATAGCTCTTTTAGCTCCAGGTTTATTAGTTGTGCTCTTTTCAAGAGTGACATATAGCTGCATAGTCGGTTTGTGTTTAACGGTTGCCCTAATCGCCGCATCAGCGTATAAAGGCTATACATCATCCTGGCCTCTGATTATAATTGACGCATTTTCATTAACGGCCGGGTATTGGTATTCTCAGCGCATGATCAAAAGAACACCTAAAAGTGCATAA
- a CDS encoding ABC transporter substrate-binding protein, giving the protein MKLKKWLSISSAAFLGIALTACSDAEETSNDENDSKEETVEITYARGVDTTGSTEKLIEAFEKKHPNIKVNYQEMPNSSTQQHDQYVTAFSSKSAEIDVFDADVVWPAEFAQANYAMELDRFIDQDKINLEDYFPGPVEAGKFEGKQWALPKYSDAGILYYRTDLVSEPPKTWDELIEMAKEGNGKEGTSSGFVFQAKQYEGIVVNAMEFIASYGGKIIDENNEVVINSPEAKKGLSKMVEIANADFMPNNILTFTETETESAFKEGQTVFARNWPYMEKTAADKSTSKVAGNFAFTSLPAGDSGSASTLGGYMAMINRYTDHPKESWEFVKFMTGEEGQKISATEGGRAPTIKALYEDKEVQDAAPVFKEKSFVETLENAVPRPVTPNYQEISDILQIEISKALTKDITVDEAIENMESKMKAALKE; this is encoded by the coding sequence ATGAAACTTAAAAAATGGTTATCCATCTCTTCTGCTGCTTTCTTAGGGATTGCCTTAACAGCATGTTCGGATGCCGAAGAAACCTCTAATGATGAGAACGATTCAAAAGAAGAAACAGTTGAAATTACATATGCCAGAGGAGTCGATACGACAGGCAGTACAGAAAAACTGATAGAAGCATTCGAGAAAAAACATCCGAATATTAAGGTAAACTATCAGGAAATGCCGAATAGTTCTACTCAACAGCACGATCAATATGTAACCGCATTCAGTAGTAAAAGTGCTGAAATTGATGTATTTGATGCAGATGTTGTTTGGCCGGCAGAGTTCGCCCAAGCTAACTATGCGATGGAATTAGACCGCTTCATCGATCAGGATAAAATAAATCTCGAAGACTACTTCCCCGGTCCAGTTGAAGCCGGGAAATTTGAAGGCAAGCAATGGGCTCTGCCAAAATACTCAGATGCCGGTATTCTTTATTATCGAACAGATTTGGTTAGCGAACCCCCAAAAACATGGGATGAGTTGATAGAAATGGCTAAAGAAGGAAACGGGAAAGAAGGCACAAGCTCAGGCTTTGTCTTCCAAGCAAAGCAATATGAAGGTATTGTTGTGAACGCCATGGAATTCATTGCCTCCTACGGCGGCAAAATCATCGATGAAAACAATGAAGTCGTCATTAACAGTCCAGAAGCCAAAAAAGGACTTAGTAAAATGGTTGAAATTGCAAACGCAGATTTCATGCCAAATAACATTTTAACTTTTACCGAAACGGAAACTGAATCTGCCTTTAAAGAAGGCCAAACTGTATTCGCACGCAACTGGCCCTATATGGAAAAAACAGCTGCTGATAAAAGTACCTCAAAGGTAGCTGGCAACTTTGCCTTTACCTCCTTGCCTGCTGGTGATTCAGGCTCAGCTTCGACACTCGGAGGCTATATGGCCATGATTAACCGCTATACTGATCATCCAAAAGAATCATGGGAATTTGTGAAATTCATGACTGGGGAAGAAGGACAAAAAATCTCTGCGACCGAAGGCGGACGTGCTCCAACCATAAAAGCTTTATATGAGGATAAGGAAGTACAGGATGCGGCTCCTGTTTTCAAAGAAAAGTCTTTTGTTGAAACACTAGAAAACGCTGTACCTAGGCCGGTTACTCCAAATTACCAGGAAATATCGGATATTTTGCAAATCGAAATTTCTAAAGCATTAACAAAGGATATTACAGTTGATGAAGCCATTGAAAATATGGAATCGAAAATGAAGGCTGCATTGAAGGAATAG
- a CDS encoding carbohydrate ABC transporter permease produces MKKKFSLSERQLGYAMIIPSLILIGIVVLYPIAMSFWNSMFDYRLNTPEKSVRMLSSQVDLERYATDYYYLQKNLEELNSDKSSQWAELIEKNHQKLLNESDIEKQYEYVEKKVANFEPIKEKDEKYASINEDTAEAYKADLKSISGELKAIEGEQSELAKDTAALSASVSDSILKENFVGLGNYSKYLSDARMWKSLSNTMIFTVITVFFELVIGLAIALLINRAFFGRGAVRAVVLIPWAIPTAVSAMMWMFLYDGQSGIIAHLFEELHIISNAGDLLSTGAGAMASVILTDIWKTTPYMALLLLAGLQTIPKDVYEAASVDGASKWYQFRRITLPLLKSSILVALLFRTLDAFRVFDLIFVLTGGGPANSTEVITIYAYKTLFAQQNFGEGSVLSMIVFVSVAIISLIYIKFIGSDLFGDRINGKGEN; encoded by the coding sequence ATGAAAAAGAAATTTTCGCTATCCGAACGACAATTAGGATATGCCATGATTATCCCTTCTCTTATACTAATTGGAATTGTTGTTCTCTATCCAATTGCCATGTCTTTTTGGAACAGTATGTTTGATTATCGATTGAATACTCCAGAGAAATCCGTACGAATGCTATCTTCTCAAGTTGACCTTGAACGGTATGCCACTGATTATTATTATCTACAAAAAAATCTAGAAGAATTGAATAGCGATAAATCCAGCCAATGGGCAGAACTCATTGAAAAAAATCATCAAAAACTTTTAAATGAATCCGATATCGAAAAGCAATATGAATATGTAGAGAAAAAGGTTGCCAACTTTGAACCTATTAAGGAGAAAGATGAAAAATATGCCTCCATTAATGAGGATACAGCAGAAGCCTATAAAGCTGATTTAAAATCCATCAGTGGTGAATTGAAAGCGATCGAGGGAGAGCAGTCAGAACTTGCAAAGGATACAGCTGCTTTATCTGCTTCTGTCTCTGATTCTATTTTGAAGGAAAACTTTGTTGGGTTAGGTAACTACAGTAAATACCTATCTGATGCACGCATGTGGAAATCGTTATCCAATACGATGATTTTCACAGTTATTACAGTCTTTTTTGAATTGGTGATTGGATTAGCCATTGCCTTATTAATTAATCGAGCGTTCTTTGGCAGAGGTGCGGTCAGAGCAGTTGTATTAATTCCCTGGGCGATCCCTACCGCTGTATCAGCGATGATGTGGATGTTCCTCTATGATGGGCAATCAGGTATTATCGCCCACTTGTTCGAAGAGCTTCATATTATTTCAAACGCCGGGGATTTATTAAGCACAGGTGCCGGAGCGATGGCGTCTGTTATTCTAACGGATATATGGAAAACAACACCCTATATGGCTTTGTTATTGTTAGCGGGCTTGCAGACCATCCCCAAGGATGTTTATGAAGCTGCTTCAGTCGATGGAGCAAGCAAGTGGTACCAATTCCGCAGAATAACACTACCTTTATTAAAATCCAGCATTCTTGTTGCCCTGCTCTTCCGTACACTTGATGCGTTCAGAGTATTTGACCTTATTTTCGTCTTAACAGGCGGCGGACCTGCAAATTCAACAGAAGTGATTACCATATATGCATATAAAACCTTATTCGCTCAACAAAATTTCGGCGAAGGCTCCGTCCTCTCGATGATTGTGTTTGTTTCAGTGGCGATTATCAGTCTGATTTACATTAAATTCATAGGTTCTGACCTATTTGGAGACCGCATAAACGGAAAGGGGGAAAATTAA
- a CDS encoding carbohydrate ABC transporter permease, whose amino-acid sequence MKKPVKTILFYVSIALFIFVIMFPFLWVFLTSLKEPGEIFASYKWWSKNPSLDSYKSALTSRPLLGYMKNSLIVSTVTTVIAITFASFAAYALTRLPIKGKGIIFAVILASSMFPHIAIISPIYNFVTDFNLRNTYTGLVIPYITFSLPLAIWLLSTFFQKIPKDLEESAKMDGATPFQTFRRIIFPLAAPGVFTTAILVFIAAWNEYLFALTINSKEAARTVPVGISLYQSDYTIPWGDITAATVIVTIPIVILVLIFQRKIVSGLTSGSVKG is encoded by the coding sequence ATGAAGAAGCCTGTAAAAACCATACTTTTCTATGTGTCGATTGCTCTTTTTATCTTTGTTATCATGTTCCCATTTCTCTGGGTCTTTCTTACATCCTTAAAAGAACCGGGTGAAATTTTTGCCTCGTATAAATGGTGGTCCAAGAATCCATCTCTAGATTCATATAAATCTGCTTTAACTTCAAGGCCCCTGCTCGGTTACATGAAAAATAGTTTAATCGTTTCTACCGTTACGACCGTAATCGCCATCACGTTTGCATCATTTGCAGCTTATGCGTTAACACGTTTACCGATTAAAGGAAAGGGTATTATATTTGCTGTAATACTAGCATCATCTATGTTTCCGCATATCGCTATTATTTCACCAATCTATAACTTTGTAACCGACTTCAATTTACGTAATACGTATACAGGGTTGGTGATTCCCTATATTACATTCAGCTTACCTTTGGCTATTTGGCTATTATCCACGTTCTTTCAGAAAATACCAAAGGATCTTGAGGAATCAGCGAAGATGGATGGTGCTACACCATTTCAAACCTTTAGAAGAATCATTTTCCCATTGGCTGCACCCGGCGTATTTACGACAGCCATCCTTGTATTTATCGCAGCTTGGAATGAATATTTATTTGCTTTAACTATTAATTCAAAAGAAGCAGCACGAACTGTACCAGTAGGTATATCCCTTTACCAAAGTGATTACACCATTCCTTGGGGTGATATAACGGCAGCAACTGTCATCGTCACCATTCCAATTGTTATATTGGTGTTGATTTTCCAAAGAAAAATAGTATCCGGTTTGACATCAGGATCAGTGAAGGGATAA
- a CDS encoding glycoside hydrolase family 15 protein: MEKKPYITEAIIGNSSMLVSLTKDGQAQRITWPNIDFPQHLNLFYTGIRGIEGSVKTFFLHENVWNHKQAYMNRTNILETISTLGGSGLSIRQLDFVLPKKDVYVRHFTFKNLSDRPQNISFVVYSDFMIDEKRRYQTVMFEEDTDSFTHYHREYGFAVGSTHNVKKFQCGATFKELNDGILRGKRIANKSSCGIEYDPLSLDPNEEKSITLYIAAGNGSQGAIDILKDVKEIPFDEHFKETLHYWYEYLDQAKPVEIKDERTKKIYERSLLMFHLMNNKNGGFIAAPEVDEEYAFSGGYSYCWGRDAAYTATAYARAGYHRQVKEFYRFARTLQDEEGKWDQRHYLDGHLAPAWGLQIDETGSILWGLHQFYEITGDEDFVVEMWPVMEKGADFLTKFIDPITHLPLPSMDIWEKREAEHFYSAAAVYGGLLGSSEWAEKLGHPEKAILYRNTAAAIKKTIMQIGYNETNEAFFRAFHLRLDEPAYLNKKAQGKDVSKEYDAKGYPIYRQVRDDVIDICLLGLQVPFNMIDANDPKMKQTAATIDRLCRSKIIGGIERFPGDIYISGDPWIISTLWLAIYYIRINKQLEAKKLFKWVVDHATDLDLLAEQIDKITGRPAWVLPLTWSHAMFILTVLEMKENGIEL; this comes from the coding sequence TTGGAAAAAAAACCGTATATTACAGAAGCAATCATTGGTAATTCAAGCATGCTGGTATCTTTAACAAAAGATGGGCAGGCGCAAAGGATCACATGGCCAAATATCGATTTTCCCCAGCATCTAAATCTATTTTATACAGGTATTCGCGGCATTGAAGGCTCGGTAAAGACCTTCTTCCTTCATGAGAATGTTTGGAATCATAAACAAGCCTATATGAACCGCACGAACATTTTAGAAACCATATCCACACTCGGCGGTTCTGGCTTGTCTATCAGGCAGCTCGATTTTGTGTTACCCAAAAAAGATGTCTATGTTCGGCACTTTACCTTTAAAAATCTATCAGATCGTCCACAAAATATAAGCTTCGTAGTTTACAGCGATTTTATGATTGATGAAAAAAGACGCTATCAAACTGTTATGTTCGAGGAAGATACAGATAGCTTTACCCATTACCACAGAGAATATGGATTTGCAGTTGGCTCCACTCATAACGTTAAGAAATTTCAATGTGGAGCTACATTTAAGGAGCTAAATGACGGTATTCTTAGGGGTAAAAGAATTGCCAATAAATCATCATGTGGAATTGAATATGATCCGCTTTCTCTCGATCCCAACGAGGAAAAATCCATTACGCTTTATATTGCAGCAGGCAACGGCTCTCAAGGAGCGATTGACATCTTAAAGGATGTAAAAGAGATTCCCTTTGACGAACATTTCAAGGAGACCTTGCACTATTGGTATGAATATTTGGATCAAGCGAAGCCAGTTGAAATTAAAGATGAACGAACAAAGAAAATTTATGAGCGTTCTTTACTTATGTTTCATTTAATGAATAATAAAAATGGCGGTTTCATTGCTGCCCCTGAGGTAGATGAGGAATATGCCTTTTCAGGTGGATATTCCTATTGCTGGGGTCGTGATGCAGCCTACACCGCCACTGCATATGCTCGTGCAGGCTATCACAGACAGGTTAAAGAGTTTTACCGATTTGCCAGAACTCTTCAGGATGAGGAAGGAAAATGGGATCAGCGCCACTATTTAGACGGACATTTAGCTCCTGCCTGGGGCTTGCAAATTGATGAAACAGGCTCCATTCTGTGGGGACTCCATCAATTTTATGAAATTACCGGTGATGAGGACTTTGTAGTTGAAATGTGGCCAGTCATGGAAAAAGGGGCGGACTTCCTTACTAAGTTTATCGATCCCATCACCCATCTTCCTCTTCCTAGCATGGATATATGGGAAAAAAGAGAAGCTGAACACTTTTATTCAGCCGCCGCAGTATATGGAGGGCTGTTAGGATCTTCTGAATGGGCCGAGAAATTAGGTCATCCCGAAAAAGCTATTCTTTATAGGAATACTGCAGCAGCTATTAAAAAGACTATCATGCAGATTGGCTACAATGAGACGAATGAAGCGTTTTTCCGAGCTTTTCATTTAAGACTCGATGAACCGGCCTACTTAAATAAGAAAGCTCAGGGCAAGGATGTCTCAAAGGAATATGATGCCAAGGGATATCCAATCTATCGTCAGGTCAGGGATGATGTCATCGATATCTGTTTACTTGGCCTTCAGGTACCCTTCAATATGATTGATGCCAATGATCCAAAAATGAAACAAACAGCTGCCACCATTGACCGACTGTGCCGCTCCAAGATTATTGGTGGTATCGAACGCTTCCCGGGGGATATCTATATTAGTGGTGACCCTTGGATCATATCGACGCTCTGGCTCGCGATTTATTATATTCGCATTAATAAACAGCTTGAAGCAAAGAAATTATTTAAATGGGTCGTCGATCATGCCACTGATTTGGATCTTTTAGCAGAGCAAATTGACAAAATTACAGGCAGACCTGCCTGGGTATTACCGCTTACTTGGTCACACGCTATGTTCATTTTGACTGTTTTAGAAATGAAAGAGAATGGAATAGAACTTTAA